A stretch of the Chlamydia pecorum E58 genome encodes the following:
- a CDS encoding SufD family Fe-S cluster assembly protein, which translates to MLTFVENVSLVKEDSNIHRAVTACHKYHNHREPYKEIFCFFPWIRGIAHTPQEYSYAYGGTEVMRQQLLGKRSLSYECVIMNGKYEDSLSYLPEGVEVFPYKEALESFATFMQRLRVEEHPLAFVNAESSQDGVVIYIPDGKVIDEQIFVHHIIYPVARGNLLFSPKVIVVFGREACAAVHVFHHIEVDCRTVVREMMVNGVTEVFVSEKAEAIISIDPRYAHESQFSWSHIATIQAGGACAVVHHLLEDARSYGLFENTFYLMGDYAHAESVVAARSPRKTWVRNLMHHDAKHTTSQQKIRSVLDSGEFLFEGGIKITPQGEYANAYQRHDTLLLDDQARVSTYPRLEILTDEVKASHGATVGSMDEKLLFYMRSRGLPLKLARERLVQGFLKSLTPTPETFPRLSKVFKGLYF; encoded by the coding sequence ATGTTAACTTTTGTAGAAAATGTTTCCTTAGTTAAGGAAGATTCTAACATTCATCGCGCAGTGACTGCATGCCATAAATATCATAATCATCGGGAGCCGTATAAAGAGATCTTTTGTTTTTTCCCCTGGATTCGAGGGATAGCGCATACTCCCCAGGAATATAGTTATGCCTATGGGGGCACAGAGGTAATGAGGCAGCAGCTGCTTGGGAAGCGCTCGTTATCTTATGAGTGTGTGATTATGAATGGCAAATATGAGGATTCCCTGTCTTATTTGCCTGAGGGTGTGGAGGTGTTTCCTTACAAAGAGGCTTTAGAGAGCTTTGCAACATTTATGCAACGTTTGCGTGTGGAGGAGCATCCCCTAGCTTTTGTGAATGCAGAGAGCTCCCAAGATGGCGTGGTAATTTATATTCCCGACGGTAAGGTGATAGATGAACAAATCTTTGTTCATCATATTATCTATCCTGTAGCGAGGGGGAATTTACTGTTTTCTCCAAAGGTTATTGTGGTTTTTGGGCGCGAAGCGTGTGCTGCAGTTCATGTGTTTCATCATATAGAGGTAGACTGTAGGACAGTGGTGCGAGAGATGATGGTCAATGGAGTAACAGAGGTCTTCGTTTCAGAAAAGGCAGAGGCGATCATCTCTATAGATCCACGATATGCGCATGAGAGTCAATTTAGCTGGTCACATATTGCCACGATACAAGCTGGAGGGGCGTGTGCTGTTGTACATCATCTTCTTGAAGACGCTCGTAGTTATGGTTTGTTTGAAAATACATTTTACCTCATGGGAGATTATGCTCATGCGGAGTCTGTTGTGGCGGCACGTTCTCCAAGAAAGACTTGGGTGAGGAATCTCATGCATCATGATGCGAAACATACAACGTCGCAACAAAAAATCCGTTCAGTCTTGGATAGTGGAGAGTTTTTGTTTGAAGGGGGGATCAAAATCACCCCGCAGGGAGAATATGCAAATGCATATCAAAGACATGATACATTGTTGTTAGATGACCAGGCTCGGGTTTCTACATACCCTCGTTTAGAGATCCTTACGGATGAAGTGAAGGCTTCTCATGGAGCTACTGTAGGCTCTATGGATGAGAAGCTATTGTTTTATATGCGTTCTCGGGGGCTTCCTCTTAAGCTGGCTAGGGAACGATTAGTTCAGGGGTTCCTGAAATCTTTAACCCCGACTCCAGAGACCTTCCCTCGGCTATCTAAAGTATTTAAGGGGTTATATTTTTAA